In Paroedura picta isolate Pp20150507F chromosome 1, Ppicta_v3.0, whole genome shotgun sequence, the following are encoded in one genomic region:
- the SLC39A1 gene encoding zinc transporter ZIP1: MEELGSKPLSGAMAEQGGPEPELLVWQPYTRLAAVRSPVGLEVKLGSLVLLLLVTLVCGFLPLWVFRRPGSATSSSATRKRAISLVSCFAGGIFLATCLLDLIPDYLSSINEALANLGITLLFPLQEFILAMGFFLVLVMEQIVLAYKDPSGTLEETQALLGSPPQNAAVQERGWPDGPLPRQLPRDGPLRERPHVHVDFNAHSAIRCFVLLLGLSLHSIFEGLAVGLQEGSAQALEICLALLIHKGAIAFSLSFKLLQSRLRVRAVAGCLILFSIMSPLGIGLGVALTESPVAVLHGLSRSVLEGLAAGTFVYITFLEILPHELSSSEQRILKVIVLLAGFALVTSILFIKI, encoded by the exons ATGGAGGAGCTGGGTTCGAAACCTCTCTCTGGAGCGATGGCTGAGCAAGGGGGACCGGAGCCCGAGCTGCTGGTTTGGCAGCCGTATACTCGGCTTGCAGCGGTCCGCTCCCCGGTTGGCttggaggtgaagctgggttcgctggtgctgctgctgttggTGACCCTCGTGTGCGGCTTCCTGCCTCTGTGGGTCTTCCGGCGTCCCGGGAGTGCAACCAGCTCGTCAG CGACTCGGAAGAGAGCCATCAGCCTGGTGAGCTGTTTTGCCGGTGGGATCTTCCTGGCGACTTGTCTCCTGGACTTGATTCCCGATTACCTCAGCAGTATCAATGAGGCCTTGGCCAATTTGGGAATCACG ctcctcttccccctccaggAGTTCATCTTGGCCATGGGCTTCTTCCTGGTCCTCGTCATGGAGCAGATCGTCCTGGCCTACAAGGATCCGTCGGGCACCCTGGAGGAGACGCAAGCCCTGCTGGGCTCCCCTCCGCAGAACGCCGCCGTCCAGGAGCGGGGCTGGCCAGACGGGCCCCTGCCCCGGCAGCTGCCCCGGGACGGCCCTCTCCGGGAGCGCCCCCACGTCCACGTGGATTTCAACGCCCACTCGGCCATCCGCTGCTTCGTCCTGCTGCTGGGCCTCTCCCTCCACTCGATCTTCGAGGGGCTGGCCGTGGGGCTGCAGGAAGGGAGCGCCCAGGCCCTGGAGATCTGCCTGGCCCTGCTGATCCACAAGGGGGCCATCGCCTTCAGCCTCAGCTTCAAGCTGCTGCAGAGCCGCCTGCGTGTCCGGGCCGTGGCGGGGTGCCTGATTCTCTTCTCCATCATGTCCCCCCTGGGCATCGGGCTGGGCGTGGCCCTGACGGAGTCGCCCGTGGCCGTGCTGCACGGTCTCTCCCGCAGCGTGCTGGAAGGGCTGGCGGCCGGCACCTTCGTCTACATCACCTTCTTGGAGATCCTTCCCCACGAGCTCAGCTCCTCCGAGCAGCGGATCCTCAAGGTCATCGTCCTCCTGGCTGGCTTTGCGCTCGTGACCAGCATCCTGTTTATTAAGATCTGA